The following coding sequences are from one Triticum aestivum cultivar Chinese Spring chromosome 5A, IWGSC CS RefSeq v2.1, whole genome shotgun sequence window:
- the LOC123104092 gene encoding F-box protein At3g07870 — MASEEIKSKKQRNDECIINCLPEDLIERIFLRLPVSTLLRCVSVCKHWHNFIRDPQFVVSHLQCAPRDVLLFFQQESISGEPYHSDAILIDEAWSPSTCAVPVIGPDDFLFGSCNGLLGLYTKASTIKIANLATGECLHLEKPAKNVKGDHFSFYSFGFHPVTKEYKITHFLGDCVEGRPHNKDRFSTIQVYTLGDEKWKDIRTPEALSLISVRNSGVINVDGKMYWLTEEMLASWQHAVMSFDLREESFAMIQLPAAREDHDYFGPRKFWIRDIDGKICIVTAQISRYGPKALAGELQIWTLDNTVEQQRWSQKYNIKNPPNYIPGPHFVHRDRILAQLCSDNVYAYELFGENFDVNLCKGVNLLDFSLHKPYNMQSYICVKSLVHLDVYKKAGIVRRPKQWEGWQLKKWETWKRRLSKLADLQCRMHKFEHHLLEVAETMGKRCQFLKDKQHNIAEHVLTELKQVLQHKPDNPDQLRSIRRLNWVEYSQAQRKLEVRLSKTEDMMKVVQQAQDMLDQDASVGGASSSDGPDKEEQGSLQH, encoded by the exons ATGGCTTCTGAGGAAATCAAATCAAAGAAGCAAAGAAATGATGAATGCATTATAAACTGTCTCCCAGAGGACCTCATTGAGCGGATATTTTTGAGGCTTCCAGTGAGCACTTTGTTGAGGTGCGTCAGTGTCTGCAAGCACTGGCACAACTTCATCCGTGATCCACAGTTTGTCGTATCACACCTTCAGTGTGCGCCCCGAGATGTCCTTCTGTTCTTCCAGCAAGAGTCGATCTCAGGCGAGCCCTACCATAGTGATGCTATCCTAATTGATGAAGCCTGGTCGCCATCGACATGCGCAGTGCCAGTGATTGGGCCTGATGATTTCCTTTTTGGTTCATGCAATGGACTCCTTGGCTTATACACAAAGGCATCAACTATCAAGATAGCTAACCTTGCAACTGGTGAATGTCTACATCTTGAGAAACCTGCGAAGAATGTGAAGGGTGATCACTTCTCTTTCTACAGCTTTGGATTTCATCCTGTGACAAAAGAATACAAGATTACACACTTCCTTGGTGATTGTGTTGAGGGTCGCCCCCATAATAAAGACAGGTTCAGCACCATTCAAGTTTACACGCTTGGTGATGAGAAATGGAAAGATATCCGAACTCCAGAAGCTCTTAGCTTGATCAGTGTAAGAAACTCTGGAGTTATCAATGTTGATGGCAAAATGTATTGGTTGACTGAAGAAATGTTAGCTAGCTGGCAGCATGCAGTTATGTCCTTTGATCTCAGGGAAGAAAGTTTTGCAATGATTCAACTGCCTGCAGCACGTGAAGATCATGATTATTTTGGTCCTCGCAAGTTCTGGATCAGAGATATAGATGGGAAAATATGTATAGTAACTGCTCAAATAAGTCGTTATGGTCCCAAAGCTCTTGCTGGTGAGTTGCAGATCTGGACACTCGACAACACGGTAGAGCAACAAAGGTGGAGCCAGAAATACAATATTAAGAACCCACCAAATTACATTCCAGGTCCACATTTTGTTCACAGGGATAGGATCCTCGCACAACTTTGCAGCGATAACGTATATGCGTATGAGTTGTTCGGCGAGAACTTTGATGTTAACCTGTGTAAGGGGGTAAACCTGTTAGATTTCAGCCTCCACAAGCCGTACAACATGCAATCCTACATATGTGTGAAGTCACTTGTCCATTTAGATGTATACAAGAAGGCTGGCATTGTACGTAGACCAAAACAGTGGGAAGGCTGGCAGTTGAAGAAGTGGGAGACATGGAAGCGTAGGCTTAGCAAGTTAGCGGATTTGCAGTGCCGGATGCACAAATTTGAGCACCACTTACTT GAAGTCGCAGAAACAATGGGGAAAAGGTGCCAGTTTTTGAAGGATAAGCAACATAACATAGCAGAACATGTACTCACGGAACTCAAACAGGTGTTGCAGCACAAACCAGATAATCCAGATCAG CTAAGGTCCATCAGGAGGCTTAATTGGGTGGAGTACAGTCAGGCCCAGCGGAAGTTAGAGGTTCGTTTAAGTAAGACGGAAGACATGATGAAG GTTGTGCAGCAGGCACAGGATATGTTGGATCAG
- the LOC123104091 gene encoding F-box protein CPR1: MVTEEPEAKKQINEECIINRLPGDLIERIFFRLPVSTLLTCRGVCKQWQNFIRDPQFAASHLQLAPSYALLFFPQGLVSSVLYPSDAILIDEAWSPSTYAVPVIGPDDFLFGSCNGLLGSYTKTSTIKIANLATGECLHLEKPSKNVKGDHYCFYSFGFHPVTKEYKITHFLGDCVDGRPHNKDRFNIIQVYTLGDEKWKDIRTPEPLSLISVRNSGVVNVDGKMYWLTEDMLVSWQHAVISFDLREESFATIQLPAEREDQDRYGPRKFWIREMHGKICIVTAQPSRYDPRALLGELQIWTLENTVEQQRWSKKYNIKNPPNYIPGPHSVHRDRIMTQLYNSVCSYELFSENFEIDLSKKLKLFDSKPRWMYNMQSYIVVKSLVSLDLYKKAGIVRRPKQQVGWELKKWKAWEGKRREAEDIRCRVHKHEHALFGNAEKMGKMYQSLQDKPHDVAERLRAELNQVLQDMPDSPSQPKSPRRLNWVEQKQDYEKLMARSAKLKERAQVMKQAHDNILSIIASFKSDKGKSTAGASSSSIARLDEKKEEENI, from the exons ATGGTTACTGAAGAGCCCGAAGCAAAGAAGCAGATAAATGAGGAATGCATCATAAACCGCCTCCCAGGAGACCTCATTGAGCGGATATTTTTTAGGCTTCCGGTGAGCACTTTGTTGACGTGCCGCGGCGTCTGCAAGCAGTGGCAGAACTTCATCCGGGATCCACAGTTTGCCGCATCACACCTCCAGCTTGCACCCAGTTATGCTCTTCTGTTCTTCCCGCAAGGTTTGGTTTCCAGCGTGCTCTACCCTAGTGATGCTATCCTAATTGACGAAGCCTGGTCACCGTCGACATATGCGGTGCCAGTGATTGGTCCTGATGATTTCCTTTTTGGTTCATGCAATGGCCTTCTTGGGTCATACACAAAGACATCAACGATCAAGATAGCTAACCTTGCAACTGGTGAATGTCTACATCTTGAGAAACCTTCCAAGAATGTGAAAGGTGATCACTACTGTTTCTACAGCTTTGGGTTTCATCCCGTGACAAAAGAATACAAGATCACACACTTCCTTGGTGACTGCGTTGATGGTCGCCCCCATAATAAAGACAGGTTCAACATCATTCAAGTTTACACGCTTGGTGATGAGAAATGGAAAGATATCCGCACTCCAGAACCTCTTAGCTTGATCAGTGTGAGAAACTCTGGAGTTGTCAATGTTGATGGCAAAATGTATTGGTTAACTGAAGACATGCTAGTTAGCTGGCAGCATGCAGTTATTTCCTTTGATCTCAGGGAAGAAAGTTTTGCGACGATACAACTGCCGGCAGAGCGTGAAGATCAGGATCGTTATGGTCCTCGTAAGTTCTGGATCAGAGAAATGCATGGGAAAATATGCATAGTAACTGCTCAACCAAGTCGTTATGATCCCAGAGCTCTTCTTGGTGAGCTGCAGATCTGGACACTTGAGAACACGGTAGAGCAACAAAGGTGGAGCAAGAAGTACAATATTAAGAACCCACCAAATTACATTCCAGGTCCACATTCTGTTCACAGGGATAGGATCATGACGCAACTTTACAATAGCGTGTGTTCATATGAGTTGTTTAGTGAAAACTTCGAGATTGATTTGAGCAAGAAGTTGAAGCTGTTTGATTCCAAACCCCGTTGGATGTACAACATGCAATCCTACATCGTTGTGAAATCACTTGTATCTTTAGATTTATATAAAAAGGCTGGCATTGTGCGCAGACCGAAACAGCAAGTAGGCTGGGAATTGAAGAAGTGGAAGGCATGGGAGGGTAAGCGTCGTGAGGCAGAGGATATACGGTGCCGTGTCCACAAACATGAGCATGCCTTATTT GGAAACGCAGAAAAAATGGGTAAAATGTATCAGTCTTTGCAGGATAAGCCACATGATGTAGCAGAACGTCTACGCGCAGAACTCAATCAGGTGTTGCAGGACATGCCGGATAGTCCAAGTCAG CCAAAGTCCCCCCGGAGGCTTAATTGGGTGGAGCAGAAGCAGGACTATGAGAAGTTGATGGCCCGTTCAGCGAAACTGAAAGAAAGGGCTCAG GTCATGAAGCAGGCACATGATAACATCTTGAGTATCATTGCAAGTTTTAAGTCGGATAAG GGTAAATCTACTGctggcgcttcttcttcttccattgcccgtcttgatgagaagaaggaagaagagaacATTTAA